Proteins encoded together in one Impatiens glandulifera chromosome 1, dImpGla2.1, whole genome shotgun sequence window:
- the LOC124918140 gene encoding putative exosome complex component rrp40 produces the protein MATNPSISTSTSIDRLVMPGDIVLDLTNMTNQIVKLGGGLRQEFDVISVTKAGKLRFKKPNKYWVESSHKRYVPSEGDNVLGTVLDTRADNFIVDIKGPVMAFLPVLAFEGGTRRNIPKFEAGTLIYARVVKANSGMNPELSCTDALGKAAGYGQLKDGYTFHSSTGHARMLLSSPTCPVLEALGKKLSFEIAIGLNGRVWVNAEAPASIILVSNAIMNCESLSEVQQKIMVEKLLQRVQ, from the exons GAGATATTGTTTTAGACCTTACCAACATGACTAATCAAATTGTTAAACTTGGAGGTGGTTTACGTCAG GAATTTGATGTAATTTCTGTCACCAAAGCTGGGAAGTTGAGATTTAAGAAACCGAACAAGTACTGGGTTGAAAGTTCCCATAAGAGG TATGTTCCATCTGAGGGGGATAATGTTCTTGGAACTGTATTAGACACCAGAGCTGAT AACTTTATCGTGGACATAAAAGGACCTGTTATGGCGTTTCTTCCTGTTCTTGCATTCGAGGGAGGGACCCGTAGAAACATTCCGAAATTTGAG GCTGGGACTTTGATATATGCTCGAGTTGTGAAAGCAAACAGCGGTATGAACCCTGAGTTGTCATGCACTGATG CTTTGGGTAAAGCAGCAGGATATGGACAATTGAAGGATGGTTACACATTCCATTCATCAACTGGCCATGCAAGAAT GTTGCTGAGTTCTCCTACTTGTCCGGTTCTTGAAGCACTTGGCAAAAAGCTATCATTTGAGATAGCAATTGGCTTAAATGGTCGTGTTTGGGTAAATGCTGAAGCACCAGCTTCAATCATACTCGTGTCGAATGCAATCATGAATTGTGAATCTTTAAGTGAAGTGCAACAGAAAATTATGGTTGAGAAATTGCTTCAAAGAGTTCAGTGA